In Amblyomma americanum isolate KBUSLIRL-KWMA chromosome 8, ASM5285725v1, whole genome shotgun sequence, the DNA window ttggccagactggccgctgcttaaatgacagattaagagactacgctaatgatgtcagagtaggcagaggaatcacactcgccaagcatgtgacaacgtgcaaatgcactccccagttcaacaaaagcaaagtgttgcgcaCGTACGCAAGCCACCAAAAATGAGAACtgtacgaagctttcgtcatccacacgagagACGACAAGTGCTTaagcgtgccgtctcttcgcttatcgaAAAAAGAGAAagcctttttagatattgacctgcaatagtatcaatcttatatcatggtgttcttttagtttttatgtATACTTCCTGTATTGATTGCGCTTTCGCAttaaatacactcagttgtatgttcggtgctgtgtgtgttacTTCTCTCTATCATGTCcggcttttcgcgccgttttcagtcttaaACTCGTAAGCGTTCCGAAGCATCTGTCTATTTGTTCAGACTATCATAGGTGAGAGTGCATCTTTTTACGCGATGCCGTTAAGGTGTCCGTGTCGCCGAAAATCCAGCGTTGTCGTCAGCGTCCGTTGTCGGCAGCATTTAGCGTGAGCAAATAATGcacgaaaaaattggcagtgtctTAACTTAGCTAACcccggaattcagcgaaaagcaaggacgcttgctaagtgtCGTGTCTGAGGATCGtctatggcagctccgctacacgctcgcgaaagccgttctatatatacccacacggccacttggctatgacgtggtatcgcatGTCTTTCGACACCCCCATTGGATATCATTACGTGGCTTTACATCACCCCATCACATGGTCTTAAAGTCAagggtcacccaatgtcaaaggtcaactaaaagtgatgagtcaaggtcaggggtcaaaaGTTACACACAATTGTTTTCATCACGACTCAAAATTCAGCGAAACGTCTTTTAGTTTTTAAACTACACTAAAATACTATCTAACCCTTTATGATAATAGCATCGTTATATCCTAGGTCAACACACTCAGATCGTTCCATACGAGGTCTAAACCCAAAGGATGGGCCATACTTAGGTTTAGTTATATATCAAAGTGGTCATATAACCGAGTGGTTATATCATCCGGGAGGTCGTTACAGGCGAAGCAGCACACTAAGGTTGTTTGCATCCAAGGTAGTATGCAAATTTCGGTAGCCTGGtggccaggttgccacctgccttCCGTGGCAGGTGAAATAAATCGATACAGGTACAATCCAGGAATGAGAAAGGATATCTAATGAAGGCGAGAAGGGAGCGGTgatggcccctgcgtccaatcgatatatgaggacgggttgtctgggtggagacccgctgctgccaggtggcgaactCTAGTTGGCTTCAGTGGCGGGCAATCCCACAACAAGCGTCCGTGGGTGTTCCAGAGCTACGTGATGCAAATTCAATTCCTCAACCCAAACTCTACCGACAGATCACTCCTGCAGGAACCTCAGAGAGAAATAGCCCGACTGTAGTTCAGCATGCTCGCGCCACACTTACCACACACAGCCAGCCACGGGGCACACCAGCTCTGCAAGTTCAGGGTGGACGAGGGGACCAAGCAGCCAAATGCCCAGCTCATATCTGACACACTCCACATCCAAAGCATGGATGGCTTCCAGCGAAGACAAAGCACGAAGCCATATACCGCGCGTTtcagcgtcaaaaatttttcagtAAGAGGCTTTTtgggataaaaatatggcttttgtggcatagtattaccagtgttggtggacgccagaaaactggtgaatcgtcttaagaaGTGAACTGGTTCGTTAATATCTATTAACTGTTTAATTATAATAATTGTTTAACTGGAACAGTTAGGTGCCATGTAGCAATTGCAGATTTCTAGCCAGCCGTTAGTGATAGCAATATAATttttgtcttaagtagtaagcagGTTAATTAATATCTATTAACTGTTTAAATATAATAATTGTTTAGCCAGGAGAGTTAGGCGCCAAGTAGCAATTGTAGATTTCTAGCCAGCCATTAGTAATAGCAATATCATTTTTGGAATTTTGAAAGCGCGATTACCCTTCGCGCTGTGACTCAACAAAATTGGGctttttttgactagttacgtgcactggacggGTTCctgtgcctgcatgctttcgaaagcgtacGTATTTTGGCAAGgtgcagccaaaatttgtcgagggacagcggcgaaggtaatcgcgttttagaacttctaaaaactgatatggctattattaacgaccggctacaaatctgtaaTTGCAGCTTGACGCCTATGTCTGctagttaaaaagctaattatAAAAAATTCCTCAACGAGCTTACTACGTAAGCTTATACACTACGCCACAGAAGATTTATTACACCAAAAAACCTATTTtgggaaatttttgaaaatgttcgttGAAAAACCTGGTACCTTCTGGTGTACCACGCTATACGCATATCTCCAGATTCCTAAGACGATCGAAGATACTTGGCACACATCCTAGTGAGCAGAAGAATCCCGGCAATATCTCAAGGAGCGAACGTAGGCACTTATCGTCACGTCATCGGGGAGCTACTTTGAATTACATAGATTCAAAAGCATTTTTACCTAAAGAACAGAATTTTAAAAAGACTCTCTTGCGTGATACGCATCTACTTGTATTCACAAAAGACTGGCATGTTAAAGCAAATGAACACCACACGAATCGTTGTACCTTTCCCAAATTTTTCTATAACTATTTCCCGTGCTCCGCATTGCCACCTCAAAAAAACAACTTTAAAAAGAGAGATGGCCAGATGCATGATTGCCACGGTTATTTTAAAACAAGATAAGAATTCTTAACGCAGTGCCAAAAAGATTATAACCGTAAATAGTGGTGTTCTTTCCCTGGCACCTCGTCTAGTGTAAGGGGGAGTTCTCTGGCTGCAAATTTACCATGCCACATAGCATTGTATCAAACATCAGATAATTTCCTTGAAATTGAAAAATTACCATGCAGTCAGTAGTAAATATATCTACCTTGAATTCGAAACGCGGAAAGTCGACATGAGGCGACACAGGATATTCcggacgccgtaggggagggtTCCAAATAATATCAGTCACCTGGGGTTGATTAACGTCCACCGACTTAGACAGTACACATTCCTCTCGATTTAATCTTCATCGTaatgcgactgccgtggccgggatcgaaactACACCTTTCGGAGTCATCAGCCAAGCATTGTAACCATCAGCCATCGTATAGTGGCTGATATCCGCTGACTTCTGTCCGCAATAACTATTCCCTTTTCAATGCGTGCAGCTCATGCCACAGCTATGTAACCTTAAACAGAATCGCTAGAACTCTTTTTCCATCTCCTCTTTACTTGTTTAAGTGTAATGCGCAGCACTGTCACAACAAACACTAAACACCTTCAGTGGATTGAAGGATTCCGCATGCGCGTTTAAATATgatggtctagagcgagctacgTACTTACCAAAAACTGTTTCTGCAGCTGGCAGAGCTCCCCAGATAAGGTCCAGCTGGAGACGTTATTCGAGCTTTGCGCCGCAGCACGTCACCACTGGGACCACACGTTAGCTCGGCGCCAAAGGAGGGCCCTAGCGATCGAGATCGGCCCACCACGACGCAGCGGCGCAGCAGCAATATcctgttcgctgtctgttgtcACCATGACAACGAAGGACCGGCCTCTCTCTGGTCAAGTCCTGCGGGGTGCCGCATATTGTGCAACATGTTACGAAGCAGGTTTACATTAAGCACACCAGATCTCCGGGACAGACTACATACACGCGAGAAAGGCACTAGCAAAAATGGCGTGCGAACGGTTGCATCATTGGAACATTTCGTCTGTCGACCTCATCCGTGTTTCCGATGTCTCATTTTATATACAGCCTAGAAATAAGAAACATTGATGAGGTGAGACATGTATTCCTGCAAGAGGACAGAAACTTGGGCACTGATATATTCACCAAGTATTCTCGTGGGCTAAAATTCCTTTCCTCCTCGTCGAAATTTGGTAATAGAAAACAAAACGGCATTCTTTGGCAAAGTTTTTTGCTCACTAACGAAACCATTAGGAATGGTAAACGGTTCTTCTGCAGGAAGCCGCCCTAAAATTATTTTCATCGACCACCGTGTTTTTTCAATGTGCCGTGCATTCCGCTCTTATTTCTTTCATGAAAGTTCAAGTATCCAATATCGGAATTTATGCATTCTTGCTGGCAACCTGAGACGTCCTTTAAAGGAGAAGATGAATGAGGTCTAGAGAAAAATAGGTTCTACAGCAGGTTTGAAGATGAAAATCGACACACCCCAAATGTGCACTCCCATCGTGCAGTGGACATGCACGTTTACATCTCTACAGTGCCTCTAAATGTCAAGGCCCTAGTACAAGAATAAAAGACCGCACACCGGAATTAACCGTCTTTTTATTGAAGAGTCAAAACCCGCACAATCCTCGGCGACAAGGAAGCGCTTCTTGTCGTCGCCAGTAGGTCGGCAGAATCCTCCGGGTACCTGGACTGCAGACCCACCCACAAGCAGCCTAGATACCACCCTCCTCAATAGACGTGTACGGAATCAATCAGATAAATATGGGTGTATTGGAAAACGCAGCGCAATTAATTGCTGGGCCGATGCCTATATTGTACACGGCGTAGCTCCTGAAGTTCAGCTAAGAAAAGTAATCTGAAAACCCGACAGAGAGAGCCAGAGTAAGGGGTCGCCATACAAAACTACGTAGGCGGCCTCAGACTTTTGTTGTGACGTGGTAATCAATCACTTTGCATGTGGCATTCCCTCAGTGATTCTAGACTACCAGGTGACATCATCACATGTACGCGCCATTGCTGGCCGAGCTTACTATGAGAGGCACTTGCCGTGTTGTGGTCGACCTGTACCCGAATACAGTGAAGTCCGCAAGAGCTGACTGGTACTGCATCGCCCCAGATCAAAGGTGCAAGAGTTTGATTTAAACAGCGTTGGCTGACATGCGCAGGCCGGAAGTAGACTTCCTTGAGATTATGTTGCAGACATGGTCCGAAGCGGTATGTTGCGTAGAGACAATGTTTAGGCCCGTGCAAGCATCCACAAATGCAAGAAAAGCCTAAATTAATTTCACAGTGTGGATGCTTCCTTCATAAAAGTTTTAGCTAATTTTTACTGCTTTTCAAAAATGGCACAGAGGCCGCCCTTTCAAGCGCAGAAAACGTCTCTTCAACATCAGTTTGTTTTCTATTAGCGGATACACAACGCGCACGGTGTTCCAGCTGACTAAAGCTTCAATGGAGGgagagcttaataataataataataataataacaattggtttttggtggaaaggaaatggcgcagtatctgtctcatatatcgttggacacctgaaccgtgccgtaagggaaggaataaaggagggagtgaaagaagagaggaacaaataggtccgtagtggacggctccggaataattttgaccacttggggatctttaacgtgcactgacatcgcatagcacacgggcgccatagcgagCTTAATAGACGGAATAACTCTCGCACTCAGGGTGCACGTTTGAACCTTGACGGGACGGTAGGGATTAAGAATGGGGTGATAAGGGCTGAGCAAAGCAATTCTACAACGTTCTATTTACGGCACACTGCGTGCATTAGTGCGTCGTTATTCTGCGGACCACTGGAGCTATGCACTCATCTTCGCCAGAGTTCTGCACGCACTTGTATTAAAATGTACACGGCTGGCCAATGTCAGGGCAAGCGTGTAAGGTGACACTGCACCGGTCACATACTTGTTCAACATGTTCGATTGCAATCAGTTTCTTTTATGCAATGGAAAAAAATCACAATGACAGGTGGTGATCGTAGATTGGCGGCTTCCTGCGGTGACCCATTAATGTAGTCCTCAACGTGGTCCTAAGTAAATGCAGCGACTAAAACACACCATGGCGCCAATTTGCTTCGGCTTATTTCTTCGCGATGCCTGCATTCAGAGAAAGTAGAGAGTGAAGCTTCGTGTAAACACTGGAGCAAACTAGGTTAGTCATTAATCAGATGTGCACAGTCGAAGCCCTGCGTTGGTTAATTGGAAGGCCTGAAATTTCTACCCGTTTGACCAAGGCACCACACAACACAGTCATAACTCACCCATGACCTTCTGCGGCGTTGAAAACTGGGACGCCACAGTGCTACTGGTGCCAGTTGTCGAGAAGCGCCAGCCCTGCAGAAGTGACAAGATAGATTCAGGGTGACATCGtgaaggaaacgctgataaaatgTTTTCATCACGACTCAATCTTGAGTGGAACGACTTCCAGTttttaaaatatactaaaatatataGTGTAGCCTTTTATGATAATATATCGCGTGGATATTCTGTATGGAGGCCCACGAGTTTCTAGTTTCTAGATATGCAGTCAAATTCATTTTAGAGGTCAACTGGTGGACAGAGCTCACCCATGATTGTGTAATTGTGCAACGGCGAATCGTGCGCTGTAACAATTCCATTTCTGGTCGGGTACTTCCCAAGTAGGTCTAGGAAGGGTGTCTGAGCTAACCATTGACAAAGGCAGGAATGAAGCAACAGTGTAAAATTTTTAGCGGAACACAGCGACTCTACGGGCAGTACGGCTGCTTGTTGAGAAATCCTTTAGGGCTGGGAGCAGTTTATTGCATTCATGTACGGTACGTAGCATCTAACAAAGATATTCTTGCTGCGGCTACATTCTTTGGCAGAAGGCGAGTTAACTTGGCACTACATTTTTCAACAATTCTTAGAATTCTTCGCTGAGGAATCAGGACCACAATTTGGGCAGAATTTTTGCCCTCGAAAGAAGGCGTCGATATAACTCTTTTCCCGTAAAAGATCACCTCTTACTGTGCTTAGCCTGTTGTGTGCTTAAAATGTGCACTATGTTTCCGGCTTACCATCGTCAATTCACTCAGATACTGCTTATCTCATCCACTGTTCTACATGATATTTTCACACTGCGACCGAGTTGATTAAGGCCTCCGGTCATGCATATACTATGGCGTCCGAAACGTGATAGATGCGGAATAGCCCTTTCTCAAGCAGTGGTAAAGAAAGCAGCATGATCACATGGACGAGGTATTTCCGGTATGACAAAGGATACCTGGGAGACTGGTTGAGGAATCTGGGCCTGTTATTGCCACTCATGGTCGCCAACTGCGGTCATGCCATATTCAGAACTCGACGCAGGCCGTTTGCGGGCGACGAAAAATGACCCGCTTCGACCGATCAGCTTCAAGCAGTCTTGCGCAAGAATTAGCTTCCATAAGCTTGGTATAGTTGCGTACAACACAAGACAGAAGCGTCAAACGCTCTTCTGTGTCCGGCCTTAAACCACAGGAGTGCTTCGGTCTGTACTCCTGACGTTGCAGTAAATCGCAATGCATGTAGCAGTCCGGCTGCGATGCCACTCAATCAGTTGCAAGGCGGTAGACCAGGACATCACGGCGACATGTACACGCCTTTGGTGGCCGAGCTTGGTGTAACGGACATTTGCCATTTTGTTTTTGAGCTGTATCCGAATACGGTGAAGTCCGGAACATCTGGTCTGTACTGCATCGCTGCAGATAAAAGGTAGAAGCGCTTCATTCTAACAGCGTTGGCTGACATGCTTAGCCGCTGGTGGACTTCATTGAGATAATGTTGCAGAGACTGTTATAAGCGGAATGTCGCTTAGGAAGCGGTACAACAAATCGGCTCGTGCTAGCGGCCAGAAACACGAAGAAGGCCTAAATTCTATTTCATATCGTCGGTGTTTCCTTAATTATAATTATTTTATACTGCTCTAAAAAAATGACACCCAGGCTGCCTTCTGAAGTGTATAAAACTTCCCTTCTACATCAATTTGTTTTGGCTTAGCGGACACAGTACCAGCAAGGCATTCCAGCTGACCAACACATGAATGGTGGTAGAGCTTCACGAGAGAAGAAAAGGGTGAGTAACTCTCGCACTCGGGGTGCACACTTGAAACTTGACGGGATTGTACGGATGAAGAATAGGGTTCTAATGGCTGCGTAAAACAGCATGAACGCGTTCTATCCGCGGCAGACTGCGTGCATTAGTGCAGTGTAATTCTACGGACCACTGCAGCTAATAATCATTCACCATCGCCAGAACTCAGCAACGCTCTTGTAGGAAAATGTACACATCTGGCCTAAGCCACTGCAAGCGTGTAAGGTCACACAGTACCGTTCACCTACTTGTTCCACGTGTTCCATTGCAACAAAGGTTTTATGCAAGGGAAAAATAATCAGAATGACAAGTAGTGACCGTAGATTCACAGCATCTGGCTGTTACCCAGCAATAAAGCGCTCAATGCGGTCCAAGTGAACTCTGCAAGCAAAACAAACTGCTGCACCTATTTGGGCCTATTTGCTTCTGCTTATTTCTTTGCGACGCCAATGTTCAGAGACTGTATAGAGTACGGCTTCGAGTAAACAACAAAACAAACTACGCCGATTATTCATCAGGTGTGCACAATTGAAGCTGTGCCTGAAATTTCTGTGCGTTCGACCAAGCCACCGCACAACAAACCATAAACTCACCCATGACATTTACACTGCGACGTTGAAAACCGGGACTCCTCGGGGCTGGTGGCGAGGTACCATTTGTCAAGAAGCGCCATTCCTGCAGAGATGACGAGACCGCTTCATGGTGACGTCATGAAGGAAGCGCTGAAAAATTGTTTTCATCACAACACAAACTTGAGAGGAACGTATTATAGATTATACGGTGTACTCAAATATAATCTAGCCCTTCATGATAATAGCATCGTTATATCCTAggtcctactactactactactactactaataataatgatgatgatgattataatgataataattggttttgggggaaaggaaatggcggagcatctgtctaatatatcgttggacaccgaaccgcgccgtaagggaagggataaaggaggcaatgAAAgtagacaggaagaaagaggtgccgtagtggagggctcaggaataatttcgaccacctggcggtctttaacgtgcactgacattgcacaacgcacgagcgccttagcgttttgcctccataaaaacgcaggcgccgcggttgagttcgaacacgggaactccggatcagtagcagagcgccctcaCCACTAATCCACAGCGGCGGATCAATTATATTCTAGGTCAACACACTCAGTTCATTACATGTCAAAACCGCACAGATGAGTCAAACTTACGCTTGGTTATATATCTGAGTGGTCATGCAATCAAGTAGTTACATCATGAGAGTTGTCATAATCTGCGAAGTAGCAAAATAaggttcgttgtatccgaagtaaTATGCAAAGTTCGGTAGCTTGGTGGGCAGGTTACCACCTGCCCAATATTGCAGGTGTAAATCGAGAGAGGGCTAATTTAGGATTGAGAAAGGACATAGCAGCGTCCGTGCATCAGTTTACCTGCGTGTTACACACGCCTAGCCGACAGGGTGTTCCACAGTTACACGATTAAAATTCAATGCCTCAACCCAAATCCTACCGACAGATCACTCCTGCAGGAACCCCAGATAGAAATAGACCCACTGTAGTACAGCATGCCCGCGCCACTCTGACCGTGTTACAGCCAGCAGACGGGGCGCACCAGCTCCACAAGCTCAGGGTGCACAAGGTGACCAAGCATCCAAATGCCCAGCTGATATCGGACACGCTCCACATCCGAAGCACGGGTGGCTTCCTGCGAAGACAAAGCATGAAGCCATACACCGGATGTTTCAgcgtcaaaatttttcaaaaAGGGGAGTTTTTGGGATAAAAATTttgcttttgtggcatagtattaccagtgttggcagacgccagaaaaccggtgaatcatcagCCGTTAGTAATGGCAATATCATTTttgttttaagtagtaagctggttaattaTTATATATTAAGTGTTTAAATATAATAATTGCTTAACCAGGAGAGTTGGGCGCGAAGTAGCAATTGCAGATTTCtagccagccgttagtaatagcaatatcatttttagaattttgaaaacgccatTACCTTTAGCGCTGTGGCTGGACAAAATTGGGTTTTTTTTACTAGTTACGTGCAGTGGACGGCTTGCTGtgtctgcatgctttcgaaagcgtacgtattttggcacgatgcaggcaaaattttgtcgagccacagcggtgagggtaatcgcattttagAACTTCTAAAATCTTATATGcttattactaacgaccggccacaaatctctaattgcagcttGACGAATAAGTCTGctagttaaaaagctaattattaaaaattcCTTAGCCGGCTTACTACATGAGACTATCCAACAATTTTCTGGTGTCCGTCAGCAATGGTAACACTACGCCACACTTgacatttttaccccaaaaacctttttaaaaaattttgaaagtgttTGTTGAAACGCCTAGTACCTGAACTCTTTTCCCATCTCCTCTTTACTCGTTTTAGTGTGACATGAAGCATTGTCACAATAAACACTAAACACCTTCAGTGGATTGAAGGATTCCGCATGCGCGTTCAAATATGATGGTCTACAGCGAGCTACGCACCACGCTATAGCCGCATCTCCAGATTCCTATGTCGATGGAAGATATATGGCACACATCCTAGTGAGCAGAAGCCCGGCAATACCTCAAGGAGAGAACGCCGGGACTTCTCCTCAAGCCATCGGGGAGCTACTTTGAATTTCATTGATTCAAAAGCATTTTTACCTGGAGAAAGACCTTCTTGCGTGTTACACATCTACTTGTATTCACAAAAGAGTGGCATGTTAAATCATACAAACACCGCACGAATCATTGCATCTTTTCGAAGTTTTTCGATAATTTTTTCATGGCCTATGGGCTACTCAGATATCCTAAATTATTATGAAGGGGTCAGACTGAAATATTTACCACCACATCAATATTTCAGCAGAGAGCATGCTGTTGCATGGCGACAGCTCCAGACGGGTGCTTTCTCAAATGTAAACCTTCTTAATAACATGTTCCCTATGCAGTATGAGGCTAGGTGCCCATTGTGCGGAGAGAAACCTGATTTATACCACatatcatgggcctgtcaaaataTTGGGCCCTCATCTATCTATAGAatgaaaaacccgagtgcggaacagcgGGAGAGTATGTTTCCAGCATAAGCTTGAAAGGCCAAAGGTGCCTAGTAGAGCGAGCTCGCGAGAtggccatactcagtggagccttggactagGGCACCAACCCCGTGAATGAAGACGGAAGACGTCATCGGAAGATGGAAGACTCCATCTGAAGCCGCGAAGATCTCTTTTCTAGAGCTCAACCAGTGTTTTTCCCATCCGATCCGATAACTTTTTCGTGTGCTCCATACTGGCACCTCAAAAAACAACTTTAAAAAGAGAGATGGCGAGATGTCTGATTGCCGTGGTTATTTCGAAAAGAAAGGATAAGAATTTTTAACAGCCTGCTAAAAAAGATTATAATCGTAAATAGTGGTGTTCTTTCTCTGGTGCCACGTCTAGTGTAAGGGGGAGTTCTCGGGCTGTAAATTTACCATGCCAAATAGCATTGTATCAAAGATCAGACCATTTCCTTAGCATTGTAAAATTTACCATGCAGTCGGCAATAAATATACCTACCTTGAATTTGAAATGCGGGGAGTCGTCCTAAGGCGACTAAGGATATCCcggacgccgtaggggagggtTCCAGATAATTTCAGGCACCTGGAGTTAATTAACGTGCGCAGACTTggacagtacacgtgcctctacaTTTCATATTCATTGAAatggggtcagcagccaagcatcgTAACCATCAGCCATCGTATAGTGGCTGATATCCGCTGACTTCTGTCCGCAATAACGGTTCCCTTTTTCACGCGGTTCACATAGCTCATGCCACAGCTATGTAACCATGAACAGAATCTCTAGGACTCTTTCTCCATCTCCTCTTTACTTGTTTTAGTGTGACGCGAAGCACTGTCACAATAAACAATACGCACATTCAGTGGATTGAAGGATTCCCCATGTGTGTTCAAATATGATGGTCTACAGCGAGCTACGTACTTACCAAAAGCTGTTTTCGCAGCTGCCAAAGCTCCGCAGAGAAGGTCCAGCTGGACATGTTATTCGAGCTGGGCGCCGCAGCACATCACCACTGGGACCACACGTTAGCTCGGCAGCAAGGTGCATCCTAGCGATCGAGACCAGTCCACCATGACACAGCCGGTCAGCAACGACATCCTGTCCGCTGAATGTTGTCCCCATGACAACGAAGGACCGGCCTCTCTCTGGCCAAGTCCTGCGGGGTGCCGCATATTGTGGAACATGTTACGAAGCAGGTTTACAATACGTAAACCAGATCCCCCGGACAGACTACATACACGCGAGAAAGGCACTAGCTACAGTGGCGTGCCTACGGTTGCAGCATTGGAGCATTTCGTCTATCGACCTTATCCGTGTTTCCAATGTCTCATCTTATCGACAGCCTAGAAGTATGGAATATTGATGAGCCGAAAAATGTATTCCCGCAGAAGAATCGAAACTTGGGCAAGGTGGTATAGCGTCATGGTGAATCTAGCAGCACAAAATACACTGCTGTTAACTGCCcggttcacttcaataaactgcaattgcgagtcagcgcttgttttttctgctttcatgtccctgtctttcgcgctgatATATTAACCATGTATTCTCGTAGCCTGGAATTCTTTTCCTCCTCGTCTAAATTTGGTAATAGAAAACAAAACggcatcctttggcgaagtttgtCGCTCACTAACGAAACCATTAGGAATGGTAAAAGGTTCTTCTGCAGGAAGCCGCCGTACAATTATTTTCATCGGCCACCGTATTTTTTCATGCTGCCGTGCATTCCAGTCTTATTTCTTTTATGAAAGTTCAATTATTCAATATCGCAATTTTTGCATTCTTGCCGGCAACCTGAGACGTCCTTTAAAGGAGAAGATGAATGAGGCCTCGAGAAAAATAGGTTCTACAGCAGGTAGGAAGATGAAAATCGACATACCCCTAATGTGCACTGCCAGCGTGCCATACACATGCCCGTTAACATCTCTACTGTCCCTCTAAATGTCAAGGCCCTAGGTCAAAAATAAAAGAGCGCACAACAGAACTAACCGCCTTTCCATTGAAGAGTTTAACCCGCGCAAGCCTCCGTGACCAGGCAGCGCTTCTTGTCATCGCCAGAAGGTCGACAGAAGCCTCCGGGTACCTGGACTGCAGACCCACCCACAAGCAGTCTGGATACCACCCACTTCATTATGCATGTACTGAATCAATCA includes these proteins:
- the LOC144101946 gene encoding uncharacterized protein LOC144101946, with amino-acid sequence MGTTFSGQDVVADRLCHGGLVSIARMHLAAELTCGPSGDVLRRPARITCPAGPSLRSFGSCENSFWKPPVLRMWSVSDISWAFGCLVTLCTLSLWSWCAPSAGCNTVRVARACCTTEWRFLTNGTSPPAPRSPGFQRRSVNVMGLALLDNWHQ